The sequence tcttcttaataaaaataaaactaataataaaataaaatgaaatacaataaaaatcaatGTGCAGTAAAGAATATAACACGAAAAGATTCGCGAATTCgtgtatttcttttcgatctctcctactattcttttctttttcactttcttattttcgtcaggcgatataaatattcgtgGATGGATCTCCCCTTTATACatttcctatctttctccctctcacaAATTTAcgtttcctccctctctctttctctatctctatctttctctcgcacgTTATAATTCTCACTCTATttcgtagaatttttttctttctaatttttttctactctcttttctctcactctttctctctttcttctctttttagaGGAGGACAAACACCGGCAGatacgatgaaataaaagaaaacatttaatGGTGAGGAAATTTTTCGGGAAGCATGGATCGCcgagaacagagaaagatagatagatagatagatagattcatagagagagagagagagagagagagagagagagagagagagagagagagagagagagagagagaaagaaagaaagaaagaaagagggagagaaaaagagaaggagagagaatgaggacagaatgaaaaagagagaagaaaagaaagagagagagagagagagagattgagagagagggtagaatgagaaaaagagatgaaatgaaaaagagggatatatagaaagatagtAGAAACACTCAAAAGATGAGGCAAGGGAAAGGAAATGGAAGCTCTTGCTTGGAGGCGGAGTTCGAAATACGTCACGAAGAAATTCTCTCGAAGTCTTCGCCATCAGACACGTTTTGACCTTCGTATAGAAACATTCATACGTTCGTGGTTGATCGACGATCGTATCTCGTATCCATTAATTCCGGTCTATAGATCAGTTTCTTTGTTTAATACCTggctttttttattctttcgttaactttttttctgtttttttttttatttttattttgctgtgtgtgcgtgcgtgtgcgtgtgtatatgtgcgaAGGTGCACGCGTTTCTCTTTGTCCTGTCATTAgaaacgttttttatttttaacgcaATTGATAAATCTCAGTAACATGCTGCCTTATCATCATtctcatcattattattatcatcctcATCTTCAAACTCTtcctcattctcattctcatttctatcatcctcgtcgtcatcatcaacAACATCATCGttgtatgaataataaaaataataatagtaagaataataataataaaaataataataataacaaagtcAACAACAATCATCACATTCAATCGAATTATCAAAATCAACCATCAAATTGTATGCTATACGGAAATCCAAATGAAGGTaagatatatcatttttagaaTCATTAATATGGCAATGTTTTAAGAGATAtacaaatgatttattattattaagtatcCATAATAATTCAGCAATAGTATTTTCAGCAACAAATCAAATCTATTCTTCAATTTGGAGAACCGATCAACATCAATTTCCTGGATCTTATAGGTTCGtagatgtaattaattataagtcTGATTGTCTACACgaatataaaatggaaaatgttAATCagcaaaaacaacaacaacaacaacaacaacaacaacaagagcaacagcagcaacaagaaaaacgatataattataaagagaTTAATCATGATCTAGCATCGATGAAAGATTTTGTCGgcgaaaatgtaaaaaagaaaaacaaaaagacaagTAATGTCGAGAATTCGACGAATGTCAATACTTCCTCGACGAAGAAAGTTCGTAAAATGAATATCTACGAAAAAATGCAAAATCAAAGAGTAATAGCGAATGttagagaacgaaagagaactcAAACTATGAACAAAGGATTTGCCGCTCTTAGAAAAGTCATTCCTACATTACCAAGCGACAAGCTCACCAGAATTCAAATCATAAAACTTGCTACGcgatatatagattttttatatcaagttCTGCGTCGTAATATGAGATATAACGAGGAGGAAGATggtaagaatttttatcagaattatttattcatcatcttattttttattctaatattactgataatctctttctttctttctctgtgtgtgtgtgtttctaaGCTCACGTTTAAAAACGtttcttcaaatataaatcgtatttCCATCTATCGTTTCtatgagaaaatattcatgagggaagaaacaaaaaaaaagaaaaaaaaaaggaaaaagaagttacGTGTTGTTTGtagatgagaaaagaaactcTATAATTCTAGTAGGTTATTCTTCGCCACCTTAGTaccttatatacatatagaaacaTCGAGCTTATATTCATGGGAACCGCTTTAGTGCTTATTTACGGTATAGTTTAATTAAACAATCATTCGTAGTGGAATCTTGTAATTTATGGGCCTCTATAAAAGCTTGACGAGTGTGCTATGCTAGTGCCACTTATTTGTGAGCATCGTTTTAACTTTTTCCAAAACTGTTCTTCTAATTACAAACAAActttggaatatatatatatatatatatatatatatatatatatatatatatataaggggTGTTTCAGATTTTAATAGTTAAACTTTGTTGGTATATTCTATTAgtctaaataagaaaaaaatgttacataaTATGATAGGTTGTTTAAagctttattaaaaagttacaacaaacatatataagaattatatggAGGACAGTaatgaatagaaattaatacgataCAATATAGGAATAGATCACCAATacttatatttaatgtatatgcGAACATTTGTGTTTACTATTTGAGGTCGACAATGTTTGTGAAGATAATTTCTGGTACTAGCGTTAGTAAGTTCTTAGATTTCTTACGAGAATGTCGCAATTCTCTAAGTAAatcttgaatatatatatttttttctttcttttcttttgtttttttcttcattttgttttttctttgttatatttttatcttgtttttcgttaatatttattatacatgttAACTGTTACGATCGAGTATTTTAACAAACGTGCTATTCTATTAAACGTAATTAAATAGTAAACGTAATTAATCATACTTGTAATTTTTAGAAGAGAATAATCCAAAAAACGCAATAATAACAGCAAGAGATAGAACATCGTCCTCGTATAGTTACACGACATATGAAAAATTGGCTTACGAGTTTAGCGTTTGGCGTATGGAAAATGATTTAAACATAAATACATGAATAAAAGTTGAATGCAGAAGAAcgtacgaaaataataatgaatttgttattatggtcagtgtatatatattatataaatattgtataaacaGGATGATTTAAACATTGAAACTGGCCACaagatatatcgatttattatttcaagcgTTGCATTGTAATATAGAAAGTCCCTAGGAGAAAAAtagtaagaatttttttattttatttattttattttatttatattttaacattaatgatagtatcgttttcttttctttctttctctttctcattacctttctttctctggttttatatttttctaaattcagATTTAAAAACATTTGTCCATACGTAAACGatacgtgaaattaaattaacttCGATACTggattcgaaaaaataaaggatcgaggagagaataataataaggtatattaatataattttatttatctatataattatattagtaataataattatataattattatcggttgattaatataacgaaattatttagaaTCGAAAATGGATAATACAAAATCAAAATGCTGGATCTCACTTACCGATTGATggatataattgaatataatatataataaataatcgataagcTGCAGGAATACAAAATGGAGAGTATTAATCAGCGCAACAATAGTAAgagcaacagcaacaaaaacgacaacaacaatTACATAATTGTAAACAGATTGATCAAAATCCAGTATCGTCGATCAAAAATTCTACTAGTCTATATCTACTAGTCTATATTAGAGAATTCTGTATTGGCAACTGTAATGCAGATAATTGCATATCTGCAACTTGCAGAAAAAGTTTTTCGAGAGATGAATATTATacattgataatttttataccaACTGTTGATTCGGTATTTCgtgtctgaaacaaaagattCATATAGTTGGAGCaattaaaagtaatacaaaatttattaataatcataatatttttgaagctgagttaaaaaagaagagatgacatcgaaagagaataataatgatatcgtcttattggaaaaaaaaggattcttAAAATTTAAGATTTCTATCTACGAAGCATGCTTCAATCATGGTAccaaatacaataaattagaCCTAATATTGATGgttcatatttaaaataaataacattatatacaatataaaaaggTATAGAATAGATCGTTTGGATCGATTACTCGGATCAATTAGTATCGTATGCGACGATAAttggaaaaagagatgaaatggtataaaaaatttgGTATACTATTTCTTCTCAGAATtagtatgataaaaataaaacaattcaaGGAATTATGTAGCTTAGGAGTTATAACAGATTCTTACAAGTACTGAACAATGTTTTAAAACTGaagtatgttatatataattaaatatatatcgtatatttccatgtatattgtatattaattaaatatataaatatagattgtatattatgtattatgattaaataattgattataattcaaaagaaagagtattcatagtaattatatttaaaagtaatcaATTATAgagttaatataattattataataaataattgattataaataaagacaATACATActatactttaataatttcattataattctAAGAGATagtttaagaataaaaattaaagaaaaggaaaaaaatagaaaaacagaaagcaaaaaaatcaTGTAAATATAGAACAGTAACAAAACGATTTGCTCCGCAAGAATGATACTATCACTTTCCTTCAAGCAAAACGAAATTCAACGCGATAGACATAGATCGAGTTGGATTATGCAAGCTTTTTCTAGCGTTGGCGCCAACGAGACCGGAGGTGACGCCTTTTTACCCTTCTCACCATCTCCACAATCCCTTCTTTCCATCCTttcatcttctcttctctctactctttcattttttctttcttctctttttttgtaactttCGAATAGCTAAAATCATCCTGCGTGCCAATTTCAAAGCTCTTCAACGAACCCTGAACGACTGAacaagtgaaaagaaaagaaattattctatttccaaagatagagaggaagagtaagacagtgagagagagatagagaaagagagaaatagaaagagtaaaagagaaaaagaaagagtacgtgtgagagaaagaaagaaataataagagtaggagagagagaagaagagagtgagtgtgtgtaacagagagagagagagagagagagagagagagagagagagagggagggagggagagaaatagtaaaagtaagaaagaaaaagagagagagagagagaaatagagaaagacgttctccctctccttctacGTTCTAGATACTCATTCGTACTACGGTGTATTTAGAACGAACGACTGTTCGACGTGCAAGAACAACGGCAAATGCGACTTTGCGtgatggaaaagaaatatttaatagagcATAGAAAGCAGAGCCGATTTCTAACGATTGAACTTGTGAGAGATTGATTACTTTCAATCGACATATGTAGATGATTACgagattcattaaaattcgTAGACGCGTCGtgttttttagaaatttgatTGGGTGCACACACGtaaataagtatgtatgtttCGTCGTTTCTTAATGGTTTGAAATCCACTTAAGCTAACAAGATAGCGTGGAACAGCTGTTTCAATGTTAACGAAACGCTGCAGCCGGTCTCGCCTGTCAAAAGGTTACAACGGAGGGAAATAGGAGGGTCTTTGAGTTATGCATGCAAATGCAAGCGCAACTATCGATTACATCtttgtaatcttttttattttttatatctattagtTTACTTTGGTTTTCTTTCAATCGATTATCGGAATTATTTCAAGTATCAcggatctttttctctttctttctctccctctttttgtattttttttcagtacttttttttttcttagaaatgtCCATCTTACCGCAGATTCAAACGACCAAtcagatattaaaatttgcaGAGGATTGGGCGTTACCTATCATCCACCTGTATCGTAGTGACCATTCAGCGACGTCCACGAGAACAAGCCGCCGGATTGGAGCGACGATCAAGGTGGAGGATAGAAGCAAAATGGCGCGTTATTCGCTATGGCGCTTCTCACTCGTTTTTCTTCATTtgggattattttttttcatttctttttttttcat is a genomic window of Vespula vulgaris chromosome 20, iyVesVulg1.1, whole genome shotgun sequence containing:
- the LOC127071167 gene encoding GATA zinc finger domain-containing protein 10-like isoform X1, which codes for MLPYHHSHHYYYHPHLQTLPHSHSHFYHPRRHHQQHHRCMNNKNNNSKNNNNKNNNNNKVNNNHHIQSNYQNQPSNCMLYGNPNEVFSATNQIYSSIWRTDQHQFPGSYRFVDVINYKSDCLHEYKMENVNQQKQQQQQQQQQQEQQQQQEKRYNYKEINHDLASMKDFVGENVKKKNKKTSNVENSTNVNTSSTKKVRKMNIYEKMQNQRVIANVRERKRTQTMNKGFAALRKVIPTLPSDKLTRIQIIKLATRYIDFLYQVLRRNMRYNEEEDEENNPKNAIITARDRTSSSYSYTTYEKLAYEFSVWRMENDLNINT
- the LOC127071167 gene encoding protein kinase 4-like isoform X2; translation: MLPYHHSHHYYYHPHLQTLPHSHSHFYHPRRHHQQHHRCMNNKNNNSKNNNNKNNNNNKVNNNHHIQSNYQNQPSNCMLYGNPNEATNQIYSSIWRTDQHQFPGSYRFVDVINYKSDCLHEYKMENVNQQKQQQQQQQQQQEQQQQQEKRYNYKEINHDLASMKDFVGENVKKKNKKTSNVENSTNVNTSSTKKVRKMNIYEKMQNQRVIANVRERKRTQTMNKGFAALRKVIPTLPSDKLTRIQIIKLATRYIDFLYQVLRRNMRYNEEEDEENNPKNAIITARDRTSSSYSYTTYEKLAYEFSVWRMENDLNINT